From the genome of Oceaniferula flava:
TTACGCATGAAGACTTCGCGTTCGTGGGAGAAGTAGAGATTCGGCAGGTCGATGTTTTCCTTTTTGATATACTGCCAGACATCCATCTCGGTCCAGTTCGACAGCGGGAACACGCGAAAGTGCTCGCCGTGTTGCTTGCGGCCGTTGAAGATATTCCAGAGCTCGGGGCGCTGGTTCTTGGGGTCCCACTGACCGAAATCGTCACGGTGGGAGAAGAAGCGCTCCTTGGCACGGGCCTTTTCCTCGTCGCGGCGACCACCACCGAGGGCGGCATCAAATTGGTTCTCCTCGATGCCGTCGAGCAGGGTGACGGTTTGCAGTCCGTTGCGGCTGGCGTTGACGCCGGTTTCTTCGGTGACGCGGCCTTGATCGATGGAATCTTGCACGCTGGCAACCACCAGGCGGGCGCCGATTTTCTCCACAAACTGATCGCGAAACTCCATGGTCTCAGGG
Proteins encoded in this window:
- the cysD gene encoding sulfate adenylyltransferase subunit CysD gives rise to the protein MSSYALSHLDHLESEAIFILRETAAQFENPVLLFSGGKDSIVMAHLAYKAFAPAKIPFVLMHVDTGHNFPETMEFRDQFVEKIGARLVVASVQDSIDQGRVTEETGVNASRNGLQTVTLLDGIEENQFDAALGGGRRDEEKARAKERFFSHRDDFGQWDPKNQRPELWNIFNGRKQHGEHFRVFPLSNWTEMDVWQYIKKENIDLPNLYFSHEREVFMRNGSLLAVTDFVTVQKHETVEKKIVRFRTIGDATCTGAVESPAADIDAVIQEVASARQTERGTRSDDKRSETAMEDRKKEGYF